One window of the Tissierella sp. genome contains the following:
- a CDS encoding DNA cytosine methyltransferase produces the protein MITLGSLFDGIGGFPLAAVHNGITPIWASEIESFPIEVTKIRFPDMLHVGDITKLKGEDLPSVDIITGGSPCQDLSVAGARAGFAGERSGLFMEQIRITKEMRWANARRGKANHLIRPRYFVWENVPGAFSSTNGEDFHAVLEETTRIADSSVSIPRPPGGIWKSVGCILGYEFTIAWRVLDAQYWGVPQRRKRIFLVADFGGHTAPKILFEQDSLFGNT, from the coding sequence ATGATTACCTTGGGGAGTCTTTTCGATGGGATTGGAGGATTTCCCCTTGCTGCTGTCCATAATGGAATTACTCCCATATGGGCAAGCGAAATTGAATCTTTTCCCATTGAGGTGACTAAAATACGCTTCCCCGATATGCTCCATGTTGGTGATATTACAAAATTAAAAGGAGAAGATCTACCCTCTGTTGATATTATAACAGGTGGTTCACCATGCCAAGATTTATCTGTTGCAGGTGCAAGGGCAGGGTTTGCTGGTGAACGTTCAGGATTATTTATGGAGCAGATAAGAATAACAAAGGAAATGAGGTGGGCAAATGCAAGAAGAGGAAAGGCAAATCACCTTATCAGACCTCGATACTTCGTTTGGGAAAATGTCCCCGGAGCATTCTCAAGTACAAACGGAGAAGACTTCCATGCGGTCCTTGAAGAAACCACAAGAATTGCAGACAGCAGCGTATCTATACCTAGACCTCCGGGAGGGATATGGAAATCTGTTGGGTGCATATTGGGATATGAATTCACCATTGCTTGGAGAGTTCTCGATGCTCAATACTGGGGTGTCCCCCAAAGACGTAAAAGAATCTTTCTTGTCGCAGATTTTGGAGGACACACCGCACCCAAAATATTATTTGAGCAAGACAGCTTGTTTGGGAATACTTAG
- a CDS encoding DNA cytosine methyltransferase produces the protein MSKTACLGILRRARARGKELPKQLKIALEIQGEAEGIEEDSNDNMITEYKAYHINQRNEGIDLNGISGALMATQNMQMQTFVTEPMLCLNDQGGDRMDITENITSTLRASMGGNQPIVIATQQGGAEICFDLCPTITSASGTSGNNQPVLFDNHAKDCRYNGPLDVAPTIAATYGTGGNNVPLVSKPIDSDSYCIAGNTIDRQDHNGGNGCGFQENISYTLTTSDIHAVCFPAKTYQDTVGALCGSDEKGIGNQYVSQGKCIVDNEKMMFGQSEFANYKVGCATLRAEGGDNGGGSENLVTTKNLVRRLTPMECERLQGFPDGWTKIEKSSDSARYKALGNSVAIPCVDFIMQGIAYFLKKFKEEAEE, from the coding sequence TTGAGCAAGACAGCTTGTTTGGGAATACTTAGAAGAGCTAGAGCAAGAGGAAAGGAACTGCCTAAACAATTAAAAATAGCTTTAGAAATTCAAGGAGAAGCTGAAGGAATAGAGGAAGATTCCAATGACAATATGATTACTGAATATAAAGCATATCATATCAATCAACGAAATGAGGGTATCGACTTAAATGGAATTTCAGGAGCCTTGATGGCAACTCAAAATATGCAGATGCAGACATTTGTCACAGAACCTATGCTATGTCTAAATGATCAGGGTGGTGACCGAATGGATATAACAGAGAATATTACTTCAACACTAAGGGCTAGTATGGGAGGAAATCAACCTATCGTCATAGCAACACAGCAAGGTGGTGCAGAGATATGCTTTGACCTTTGTCCTACTATTACATCAGCATCAGGAACAAGTGGCAATAATCAACCTGTTCTATTCGATAATCATGCAAAAGACTGTAGATATAATGGACCCCTTGATGTAGCTCCAACAATAGCAGCCACCTATGGAACAGGAGGAAATAATGTACCATTAGTATCAAAACCAATTGATTCAGACAGTTATTGTATTGCGGGAAATACGATTGATAGACAAGATCATAACGGTGGAAATGGATGTGGATTTCAAGAGAATATAAGTTATACTCTTACTACAAGTGATATTCATGCAGTTTGTTTTCCAGCTAAAACTTATCAAGATACAGTAGGAGCATTATGTGGAAGCGATGAAAAAGGCATTGGTAATCAATATGTCAGTCAAGGCAAATGTATAGTAGATAATGAAAAGATGATGTTTGGACAATCAGAATTTGCTAATTACAAAGTAGGTTGTGCAACACTCCGAGCAGAGGGTGGAGATAATGGAGGAGGAAGTGAAAACCTTGTAACTACTAAGAATCTTGTACGCAGACTAACACCAATGGAATGCGAAAGACTTCAAGGATTTCCCGATGGGTGGACTAAAATAGAAAAATCATCCGATAGTGCAAGATATAAGGCATTAGGTAATAGTGTAGCAATCCCATGTGTAGATTTTATAATGCAAGGGATTGCTTATTTTTTAAAGAAATTTAAGGAAGAAGCGGAGGAATAG
- a CDS encoding DUF4406 domain-containing protein: MKLIYVASPYKGDIKKNIEYAKQACRYVLNEGNAFFCPHLLYPQILDDNNPEERRLGINIGKEFLAKCDELWAFGGNISQGMFEEIEFARVIGIPIKRIMKLDFEIKKEALFCMRMDR; this comes from the coding sequence ATGAAACTAATATATGTTGCATCTCCATATAAAGGAGATATAAAAAAGAATATAGAATATGCTAAACAGGCTTGCCGATATGTATTAAACGAAGGCAATGCCTTTTTTTGTCCCCATCTTCTCTACCCCCAGATTTTAGATGATAATAATCCAGAAGAAAGAAGATTGGGAATCAACATAGGAAAAGAATTCTTGGCAAAATGCGATGAACTATGGGCATTTGGCGGCAATATTTCTCAAGGAATGTTTGAGGAGATTGAATTTGCTAGAGTGATAGGCATTCCTATAAAAAGAATTATGAAACTAGATTTTGAAATAAAAAAAGAGGCTCTATTTTGTATGAGGATGGATAGATGA
- a CDS encoding conjugal transfer protein TrbL family protein has product MFIWDFLLGDVMDQIIDWFYGQLVGFLADFFAQMGNMGVELFEMSWVQSIVLFFSYLAWSLYGTGLVVSCFETGIEYQYGRGNMKDAALNAIKGFMAVSLFTTVPIELFKLSVNLQASLTAGITGYGSGIGELATSIIGELNNVGDITNIGGSGIFGGISMITSPFMALFIIILMGYAVIKVFFANLKRGGILLIQIAVGSLYMFSVPRGYIDGFILWCKQIIGLCLTTFLQATILTAGLMVVKDHALLGLGLMLSAGEVPRIAGAFGLDTSTRANVMSAVYTAQAAVNTTKTIVQAVPK; this is encoded by the coding sequence ATGTTTATTTGGGATTTTCTCTTGGGTGATGTAATGGATCAAATCATCGATTGGTTTTATGGTCAGCTTGTAGGCTTTCTTGCAGATTTCTTTGCCCAAATGGGAAATATGGGAGTAGAACTTTTTGAGATGAGCTGGGTTCAATCAATCGTTTTGTTCTTCTCTTACCTTGCTTGGTCACTCTATGGAACAGGACTTGTAGTGTCCTGCTTTGAAACGGGAATTGAGTATCAATATGGTAGGGGTAACATGAAAGATGCTGCTTTAAATGCAATTAAAGGATTTATGGCAGTCAGCCTTTTTACTACAGTGCCTATAGAACTATTTAAGCTCTCGGTCAATTTACAAGCAAGTTTAACCGCTGGTATCACAGGATATGGAAGTGGAATCGGAGAACTGGCAACATCTATTATTGGAGAGTTAAATAATGTGGGTGATATTACAAACATAGGTGGTTCAGGTATATTCGGTGGCATTTCTATGATAACAAGTCCATTTATGGCTCTATTTATTATTATCCTAATGGGTTATGCAGTAATTAAAGTGTTTTTTGCAAACCTAAAAAGGGGAGGGATTCTACTTATACAGATAGCAGTTGGAAGCCTATATATGTTTTCTGTTCCTCGTGGTTATATTGATGGCTTTATTCTGTGGTGCAAGCAGATAATCGGTCTATGCCTTACCACATTTCTTCAGGCAACTATATTAACTGCAGGACTTATGGTAGTAAAAGATCATGCACTACTCGGATTAGGATTAATGCTATCAGCAGGAGAAGTACCACGGATTGCTGGAGCATTTGGACTTGATACATCCACTCGTGCCAATGTAATGAGTGCAGTTTATACAGCACAGGCAGCTGTAAACACAACTAAAACTATAGTACAAGCAGTACCAAAATAA
- a CDS encoding DUF3852 domain-containing protein — protein MKTNKIIALTMCLVLIGILMFSTTVLASGTGDVAGAIEDTWSDASGQIKTVVNKVVFPAIDLVLAVFFFAKLGTAYFDYRKHGQFEWAAPAILFACLVFTLTAPAYIWTILGM, from the coding sequence ATGAAGACAAATAAGATAATAGCACTAACTATGTGCTTGGTGCTGATTGGCATATTGATGTTTAGCACTACAGTATTAGCTTCAGGTACAGGAGATGTAGCAGGGGCAATTGAAGATACTTGGAGCGATGCATCAGGACAAATAAAAACGGTTGTGAATAAGGTTGTATTCCCTGCAATTGACCTTGTTTTGGCAGTGTTCTTCTTTGCAAAACTTGGTACTGCTTATTTTGACTATAGAAAGCATGGGCAGTTTGAATGGGCAGCACCTGCAATCCTGTTTGCCTGTTTGGTATTTACGCTAACTGCACCAGCATATATTTGGACGATACTTGGAATGTAA